The bacterium region GCCACCAGCGCGCGCCGCGCCGCCCGCCGCCGAGCCCGTTGACCCAGCGCGCCACCGGCTCGTTGGCCGCGAGCAGAAGCGCCGCGGCGAGGATCAGCCACGGCACGAGGTTGTCGAACAGCTTCGCCGGCGTGTAGAGCAGCAGCATGGCGCCGGCGAAGCCGCCGAGGAGCGACGGCGGCCAGAGCCGCTTCGCGAAGGCGCCGGTGCCGGCGAGGTCCTGCCGGTGCCCCCAGAACCCGCCGATCGAGCCGGGCCAGATCGCGATCGTGCTCGTGACGTTGGCCTGCTGGCCGGTCAGGCCGAGCGCCAGCAGCGACGGAAACGAGATCAGCGTCCCGCCTCCGGCGATCGAGTTGACCGCCCCCGCGGCGAACGCGGCCGCGGCGGCCGCCCCGTGCTTCCAGAGCGCGGGGGCGGCGGCGGCGAGCGGCGCGTCGAGCGGCGGGAACATGCCGGAAACGTACCACGCGCCGCGCCCTCTTTGGATCGAGGAGGATGGTTCCGAGGACAGTTGACTCGCCGTGCGCGCGCCGTATGGTTTGAGCGAGTCCTCCGCCGATCGGCCTTGGACCTATCGAGGTTTCGGCCGCTGAACCAGCGTCGCGAATCAGCGGCCATTCCGATGTCCCGCCGCCGGGGGGCGGCGTTGTCCGAGAGGATCGCGGCGCGAGTCGCAAGGCGGCGCGGACGGCGCTGCGTCGCGGGCCTGCGGTAACATCGAGGCCCTTCGCAAAGGAGAATCCCCGATGGCCGACGCGGTGGACCTTCGTTCCGACACGGTGACCAAGCCCAGCCGGGCGATGCGCGAGGCGATGGCGCGCGCCGAAGTGGGGGACGACGTCTTCGCCGAGGATCCGACGGTGCTGGAGTTGGAACGGCGCGCGGCGCAGGTCGTCGGGCACGAGGCGGCGCTGTTCATGCCGTCGGGCTGCATGGCGAACCTCGTGGCCGAGCTTTCGCACGCGCGGCGCGGCGACGAGATCATCTGCGGGACCGACGTCCACATCGCGGCCCACGAGGTCGGATCGGGCGCGGCGGTCGCCGGGGTGCAGCTCTGCGTCGTGCCGGGCGACGGGCGGATCTCCGCCGAGCAGGTCGCGGAGCGGATCAAGACGCCGACGTTCCACGAGCCGGGGACGGCGCTCGTCTGGGTCGAGAACACGCACAACATGGCCGGCGGCCGGATCACGCCGGTCGCCGAGATGCGCCACATCGCGCTCGTCGCGCGCGCCGCCGGCGTGCCGGTGCACCTCGACGGCGCGCGGCTGTTCAACGCCGCGGTCGCGCTGGGCGTGCCGGCGCGGGAGATCGCGCGCCACGCCGACTCGGTCTCGTTCTGCCTCTCCAAGGGGCTCGGCGCGCCGGCCGGCTCGATGCTCTGCGGAAGCGCGGCGTTCCGCGAGCGGGCGCTGCGCTTCCGCAAGATGCTCGGCGGCGGGATGCGGCAGGTGGGGATCCTCGCCGCGGCGGGGATCTTCGCGCTCGAGCGCAACGTCGAGCGGCTGGCGGAGGACCACGCCCGCGCGCGCCGGCTCGCCGAAGGGCTGGCGGGGACGAAGGGGCTCGACGTCCGGCCGGAGGACGTCGAGACCAACATGGTCATGGCGGACGTCGAGGGGCAGTCGGCCGAAGACCTCGCGCGGCGCGCCGAGGCGCGCGGCGTCCGCTTCCTCGCCATGTCGCGGCGTCGGGTCCGCTTCGTGACCCATCTCGACGTGGACGACGCGGGGATCGAGACGGCGATCCGCGTGATCCGCGAAGAAGCGGCCTGCTGACCGCCCGTCGTCGCGTTGCGCCTCGTCCTCTTCGCTCCGGCGGAGCGAGGGACGGCCGCTCGTCGGCCGCGCCCTCTCCCGCGGCGCGCGTTCCGTTTCTTCGTTGCTTCGCGCGCGGCTCCTCGTATACGAATCCCTTCCGCCGCGAGGCGGATCGGTCGGGCGAAGGCGGACGATCGCGCCGCCGGCGCCGAGGAGGAGCGATGCCCCATTCACTGGTCCCGCTGCCGTATCCGCACGACGCGCTCGAGCCGTTCATCGACGCGCGGACGATGGAAATTCACCACGGCAAGCACCATCAGGCGTACGTCAACAACCTCAACGCGGCGCTGGAGAAGACGCCGCGCCTGTTCGAAGTGCCGCTGGATCGGCTGCTGTCGGAACTGGACTCGCTGGTCCCCGAGGAGAGTCGCCTCGCCGTGCGGAACCACGGCGGCGGCGTGCTGAACCACAACCTCTTCTGGAAGTCGATGAAGCCGAACGGCGGCGGCGCGCCGACCGGAATGGCGGCGGACGCGATCAACGGGGCGTTCGGATCGTTCGAGAAGTTCAAGGAGCTGTTCGACGAAGCGGGGATGAAGCGATTCGGCTCAGGTTGGGTGTGGCTCGTGGCCGACGCGGGGAACACGCTCAAGGTGACGAGCACCGCCAACCAGGACAG contains the following coding sequences:
- a CDS encoding sulfite exporter TauE/SafE family protein; its protein translation is MFPPLDAPLAAAAPALWKHGAAAAAAFAAGAVNSIAGGGTLISFPSLLALGLTGQQANVTSTIAIWPGSIGGFWGHRQDLAGTGAFAKRLWPPSLLGGFAGAMLLLYTPAKLFDNLVPWLILAAALLLAANEPVARWVNGLGGGRRGARWW
- the ltaE gene encoding low-specificity L-threonine aldolase, producing the protein MADAVDLRSDTVTKPSRAMREAMARAEVGDDVFAEDPTVLELERRAAQVVGHEAALFMPSGCMANLVAELSHARRGDEIICGTDVHIAAHEVGSGAAVAGVQLCVVPGDGRISAEQVAERIKTPTFHEPGTALVWVENTHNMAGGRITPVAEMRHIALVARAAGVPVHLDGARLFNAAVALGVPAREIARHADSVSFCLSKGLGAPAGSMLCGSAAFRERALRFRKMLGGGMRQVGILAAAGIFALERNVERLAEDHARARRLAEGLAGTKGLDVRPEDVETNMVMADVEGQSAEDLARRAEARGVRFLAMSRRRVRFVTHLDVDDAGIETAIRVIREEAAC
- a CDS encoding superoxide dismutase — translated: MPHSLVPLPYPHDALEPFIDARTMEIHHGKHHQAYVNNLNAALEKTPRLFEVPLDRLLSELDSLVPEESRLAVRNHGGGVLNHNLFWKSMKPNGGGAPTGMAADAINGAFGSFEKFKELFDEAGMKRFGSGWVWLVADAGNTLKVTSTANQDSPLTVGQRPLLGNDVWEHAYYLKYQNRRNEYLAAWWNVVNWDEVNRRLRG